One window from the genome of Oryctolagus cuniculus chromosome 1, mOryCun1.1, whole genome shotgun sequence encodes:
- the THY1 gene encoding thy-1 membrane glycoprotein: MNPAIGIALLLTVLQVSRGQKVTSLTACLVDQSLRLDCRHENTTSVPIQHEFSLTREKKKHVLHGTWGVPEYTYRARTNFTSRYNIKVLYLANFTTKDEGTYTCELRVSGQPTQSSHQNVSVLRDKLVKCEGINLLAQNTSWLLLLLLSLSLLQATDFISL; the protein is encoded by the exons ATGAACCCCGCCATTGGCATCGCGCTGCTGCTGACAG TCTTGCAGGTGTCCCGAGGGCAGAAGGTGACCAGCCTGACGGCCTGCCTGGTGGACCAGAGCCTGCGCCTGGACTGCCGGCATGAGAACACCACGAGCGTGCCCATCCAGCACGAGTTCAGCCTGACCCGCGAGAAGAAGAAGCACGTGCTGCATGGCACGTGGGGCGTGCCCGAGTACACGTACCGCGCCCGCACCAACTTCACCAGCAGGTACAACATCAAGGTCCTCTACCTGGCCAACTTCACCACCAAGGACGAGGGCACCTACACCTGCGAACTGCGCGTCTCCGGCCAGCCAACCCAGAGCTCCCACCAGAACGTCTCTGTGCTCAGAG ACAAGCTGGTCAAGTGCGAGGGCATCAACCTGCTGGCTCAGAACACctcgtggctgctgctgctgctgctctcactgtccctgctccaggccACGGATTTCATTTCCCTGTGA